AACATGCCGATATCGCAGCACTGATAGGCGCCTCAGCAGCGCTTGCTATCTCTGATGCACCATTCAATGGTCCTGTCGCTGCGGCACGTGTTGGCTTTATCAATGGTGAATACGTCCTAAACCCAACGCTTGAGCAGCTCAAAGAAAGCGATCTTGATTTGGTAGTTGCCGGTACAAAGTCTGCAGTACTTATGGTTGAATCTGAAGCAGCTGAGCTATCAGAAGATCAAATGCTAGGCGCAGTACTATATGGCCATGAGCAGCAGCAAATTGTCATTGACAATATTATTTCAATGGCAGAAGAAGTTGGCACTGCAAAGCAAGAGTTCACTGCTCCTAAGCATGATGAAACGCTTGAAAACAACATGAAAGAACAGTTCGGTGTTCAGGTTGCTGACGCTTATACCACCACTGATAAGCAAGAGCGCTACTCTAAGCTTGACGAAATCAAGCAAGCTGCTATCGATGCGTTAGCCGGTGATCCAGAGTCAGAAACCTACAGTGATACTGTGGCTGAGCTAAAAGAGATCTATAACGATCTTAAGTACCGTACCGTGCGTGACAATATCCTATCTGGTAAGCCACGTATTGATGGTCGTGATCTTGAGACCGTTCGTGCGATAGACGTACAGGTTGGTGTCCTACCATATACTCATGGTTCAGCGCTATTTACTCGCGGTGAGACGCAAGCATTGGTGACCACCACGCTTGGTAACAGCCGTGATGTGAATATGATTGACTCACTAGCAGGCACTATCCGTGATCATTTCATGCTGCATTATAACTTCCCGCATTTCTCAGTCGGTGAGACTGGCCGTGAAGGCATTCCAAAACGTCGTGAAATCGGTCATGGTCGCCTAGCGCGCCGTGGGGTACAAGCGATGCTACCGGACAGCGAACGCTTCCCGTATGTCATCCGTGTGGTCTCAGAAATCACTGAGTCAAATGGCTCATCTTCTATGGCGTCTGTTTGCGGTGCAAGCTTGGCATTGATGGATGCAGGTGTCCCAATCAAAGCACCAGTTGCTGGTATTGCGATGGGCTTGGTTAAAGAAGGCGAGCGCTTTGCGGTCTTATCAGACATCTTAGGTGATGAAGATCATCTTGGTGATATGGACTTTAAAGTTGCGGGTTCTAAAGACGGTATCACTGCGCTACAGATGGATATCAAAATCGAAGGTATTACCTCAGACATCATGGAGCAAGCGCTTAAACAAGCTCATGCTGGTCGTATCCATATCTTAGAAGCAATGAATAAAGTATTGCCAGAGAGCCGTACAGAAATCAACGCTCATGCCCCGAACTACGCGGTTATCGAAATCAACCCTGATAAGATTCGCGATGTCATCGGTAAAGGCGGCGCGATGATTCGTCAGCTAACGGAAGAGACTGGTGCAGTCATCGATA
The sequence above is a segment of the Psychrobacter fulvigenes genome. Coding sequences within it:
- the pnp gene encoding polyribonucleotide nucleotidyltransferase; the encoded protein is MFNTIKREFQYGDQKVVLETGRVARQANSIIVHMGGVTVLVAAVVKSEAREGQNFFPLTVNYQEKMYAAGKIPGAYGKREGRASEFETLTSRLIDRPIRPLFPEGYLNEIQITATVVSSDKTQHADIAALIGASAALAISDAPFNGPVAAARVGFINGEYVLNPTLEQLKESDLDLVVAGTKSAVLMVESEAAELSEDQMLGAVLYGHEQQQIVIDNIISMAEEVGTAKQEFTAPKHDETLENNMKEQFGVQVADAYTTTDKQERYSKLDEIKQAAIDALAGDPESETYSDTVAELKEIYNDLKYRTVRDNILSGKPRIDGRDLETVRAIDVQVGVLPYTHGSALFTRGETQALVTTTLGNSRDVNMIDSLAGTIRDHFMLHYNFPHFSVGETGREGIPKRREIGHGRLARRGVQAMLPDSERFPYVIRVVSEITESNGSSSMASVCGASLALMDAGVPIKAPVAGIAMGLVKEGERFAVLSDILGDEDHLGDMDFKVAGSKDGITALQMDIKIEGITSDIMEQALKQAHAGRIHILEAMNKVLPESRTEINAHAPNYAVIEINPDKIRDVIGKGGAMIRQLTEETGAVIDIDDAGTIRIFGENKAATKAAIGKIEALTAEVEVGKTYEGTVARIVDFGAFVNVLPNTDGLVHISQIAEERVENVSDYLKEGQTVNVFVQDVDNRGRIKLTMKGIEQGSNSTAE